Proteins from one Papaver somniferum cultivar HN1 unplaced genomic scaffold, ASM357369v1 unplaced-scaffold_158, whole genome shotgun sequence genomic window:
- the LOC113337105 gene encoding uncharacterized protein LOC113337105, with the protein MGSGEIDVLESGLLLPDSRTEDEDDERVVLYSASFAEMEEIYVKYQTIQWVLYSLLLVLAWGIGLFMLIYIPISRYILRAEFRSRMLYITPNSIVYKDICSRIFGVYSIRIENVGVRKSSSDDVHIHGVANPREFRKVVLTHLANLRGRVC; encoded by the exons ATGGGTTCCGGAGAAATTGATGTATTAGAGAGTGGGTTATTATTACCAGATTCaagaactgaagatgaagatgatgagaggGTAGTTTTATATTCAGCTTCATTTGCAGAAATGGAGGAAATTTATGTGAAATATCAAACGATTCAATGGGTTTTATATTCTTTACTTTTAGTATTAGCATGGGGTATTGGATTGTTCATGTTGATTTACATTCCAATTAGTAGATATATTCTCAGAGCTGAATTTCGTTCCAGAATGCTTTATATTACACCTAATTCCATTGTTTATAAG GATATCTGCAGTCGTATTTTTGGTGTGTATTCAATTAGAATTGAGAATGTAGGTGTAAGGAAGTCGTCGAGTGATGATGTTCATATCCATGGCGTTGCAAACCCGAGGGAGTTTAGAAAG GTTGTTTTAACGCATCTTGCAAACTTGAGAGGGAGAGTGTGTTGA
- the LOC113337005 gene encoding zinc finger CCCH domain-containing protein 62-like, protein MEKINQKLPLSDEEYDDEEGVEEGESSGSEEIAADDDSEEDPTFDVLEETRSSLSRLSLKKTKSRISKVIESGNDEEEEPDDVEIKVPELNAKDAKSYETIEKIIAGGQVEKLKVEQCKVYLRKNGLRLTGKKDVLIDRIKEHLGIINGGGELKYPASSFVYNCKGDACTGDVVMFEQNVYEMYNIASRSATGPPCGTRTVVGRIVKESYGSAKQQHTFTIEVLWSKGVKLLPPLHPLLIKGRNLYKLKTMRQLWADEEMRRKVLLEKHSRGSLARSNRETRIQQKEMRKKSTGQRVLRNERNNVQETERRMSTDELETKPAAQLQNEHPTIYTKQPTQTGLHKPAFPLKMVLSEVCMNTTMPSSITEQHHNNGYQVAKHRQNHISEKVKQSQFASRTQQKFSGNVHDAYANNAQNNFPEFFYQSHHANANQSSFNAPPRNSILGRAPSQRQLCQYYPQGRCRYGKNCKYLHEDRDKHVNGVTAKPSYPNENASSFNAPPRSPTRRSCNSSLQSPTRRSYHSPVQSPIRRSFNAPAQNSFNCPPRIPTHRSFNSPVWSPIARSFNALSRGSLNCPPWSPSRGRQLHAQNSFNYPPRSPNHRSFNSPARSPTPPRSPDYRSFNSPVRSPTRRSLNSPSRGSFNCPPWSPNRGGPPTQRQVCRYYTQGRCYHGENCKYLHERR, encoded by the exons ATGGAGAAGATTAATCAGAAGTTACCATTGAGTGATGAAgaatatgatgatgaagaaggaGTAGAAGAAGGAGAATCATCAGGAAGTGAAGAAATTGCAGCGgatgatgattctgaagaagacccaacatttgatgttcttgaagaaacACGGTCAAGTCTGTCCAGACTTTCATTGAAGAAAACTAAATCACG taTTTCGAAGGTTATTGAATCTggaaatgatgaagaagaagaaccagatgATGTAGAGATTAAGGTGCCTGAACTTAATGCGAAAGATGCCAAAAGTTATGAAACTATTGAGAAGATTATTGCTG GTGGTCAGGTTGAGAAACTGAAAGTTGAACAATGTAAAGTTTATTTGAGGAAGAACGGGTTGCGATTAACGGGGAAGAAAGACGTTCTTATTGATCGGATTAAGGAACATCTTGG GATCATAAATGGTGGTGGAGAACTCAAGTATCCAGCATCCAGCTTCGTGTATAACTGCAAAG GTGATGCTTGCACCGGAGATGTCGTAATGTTCGAGCAAAATGTTTATGAAAT GTATAACATAGCTTCTAGGAGTGCCACTGGCCCTCCCTGTGGGACTAGAACCGTTGTGGGTCGTATTGTGAAAGAAAGCTATGGTTCAGCCAAACAGCAACACACATTTACG ATTGAAGTATTATGGAGCAAAGGAGTGAAACTACTTCCTCCACTCCACCCTCTTCTAATTAAGGGTAGAAACCTTTATAAGCTAAAGACAATGAGACAG TTATGGGCAGATGAGGAGATGAGGCGGAAGGTGTTGCTAGAAAAACACTCCAGAGGATCTCTTGCTAGGTCTAACAGAGAAACTAGAATCCAGCAAAAGGAAATGCGGAAGAAGAGTACTGGACAGAG GGTGTTGAGAAATGAAAGAAACAATGTCCAAGAGACGGAAAGAAGGATGTCAACagatgaattggagacgaaaCCAGCCGCTCAACTTCAGAATGAACACCCAACAATCTACACAAAACAACCTACTCAGACTGGACTACATAAACCAGCTTTCCCATTAAAGATGGTTCTCTCTGAGGTCTGCATGAACACCACAATGCCATCGAGTATTACTGAACAACATCATAATAATGGATATCAGGTCGCCAAGCACAGGCAGAATCACATATCTGAAAAGGTCAAACAATCTCAGTTCGCCAGCAGAACCCAACAGAAGTTTTCTGGAAATGTCCATGATGCATATGCCAACAATGCACAAAATAACTTTCCAGAATTTTTTTATCAATCTCATCATGCAAATGCAAATCAGTCAAGCTTCAATGCTCCTCCCCGAAATTCTATTCTTGGGAGGGCTCCCTCACAGCGGCAGCTCTGTCAATACTATCCTCAAGGAAGGTGTAGATATGGAAAGAACTGTAAGTATTTGCACGAAGACAGAGATAAACATGTGAATGGAGTAACTGCTAAACCCTCATACCCAAATGAAAATGCTTCGAGCTTCAATGCCCCTCCTCGGAGTCCTACCCGCAGAAGCTGCAATTCTTCTCTTCAGAGTCCCACACGCCGAAGCTACCATTCTCCTGTCCAGAGCCCCATACGCAGAAGCTTCAATGCTCCTGCTCAGAATAGCTTCAATTGTCCACCAAGGATTCCCACACACAGAAGCTTCAATTCTCCTGTCTGGAGCCCCATTGCCAGAAGCTTCAATGCTCTTTCTCGAGGAAGCCTCAATTGCCCACCTTGGAGTCCCAGCCGTGGACGGCAGTTGCATGCTCAGAACAGCTTCAATTATCCACCAAGAAGTCCGAACCACAGAAGCTTCAATTCTCCTGCACGTAGTCCCACTCCTCCAAGAAGTCCGGACTACAGAAGCTTCAATTCTCCTGTGCGAAGTCCCACTCGCAGAAGCTTGAATTCTCCTTCTCGAGGAAGCTTTAATTGCCCACCCTGGAGTCCCAACCGTGGAGGTCCTCCCACGCAACGGCAGGTGTGCCGCTACTACACTCAGGGAAGGTGTTATCATGGTGAAAACTGCAAGTATTTGCATGAAAGAAGATAA